One stretch of Miscanthus floridulus cultivar M001 chromosome 18, ASM1932011v1, whole genome shotgun sequence DNA includes these proteins:
- the LOC136523629 gene encoding uncharacterized protein, which translates to MVDSIIGMKWLTEVLMDGGSGLNIMTETLTFEVVEFHGTYHAILGHPCYAKFMAVPNYTYLKLKMLGPCGVITIDTSFQRAYECEVECCDHAATIVTSKELAAIEKELAEEAPNPKWLAGSFEPVEGTKEVLMDPSGSKGEVVRISTTFSFE; encoded by the exons atggttgactcgatcatcggcatgaagtggctcaccgaggtactgatggatggaggcagcggcctcaatatcat gacggagaccctcacctttgaggtggtcgagtTCCATGGaacttaccacgccatcctaggacatccatgctatgcgaagttcatggccgtccccaactacacctacctaaagctgaagatgctaggaccgtgCGGGGTCATCACAATCGACAcatccttccagcgcgcctacgaatgcgaggtcgagtgctgtgatcACGCCGCAACAATCGTCACCTCtaaggagcttgcggccatcgAGAAGGAGCTCgccgaagaagcacccaaccccaagtGGTTGGCTGGGTCTTTCGAGCCAgtggagggcaccaaggaggtcctcatggaCCCCAGCGGCTCCAAGGGCGAAGTGGTGCGCATTAGCACCACATTTTccttcgaatag